The Oncorhynchus masou masou isolate Uvic2021 unplaced genomic scaffold, UVic_Omas_1.1 unplaced_scaffold_5982, whole genome shotgun sequence genome window below encodes:
- the LOC135536344 gene encoding uncharacterized protein LOC135536344 — MKRLSVLLVDCRKTTGLSGTVRGGDERSRFNSSRKQRRIPIVCRFCMKNQENISIHLSRVCMKTESKQKIDQEVRNSRDSMIDHLWHGRIIDYRILSSIVTQQDALQPLIKNREQMGHFVTNKPQDKQITGQVEVAQVLAPTTDENIDEDSDVNMDDDQSALYQPPLSQSWDTTLRKGMQSSGLYQKHPLDCDLLAGFGKYLRYDNNIPNFKQEVANVSRFLFYMDSNKPSLDFLSNLEKSRSFFTKLADIGQKKQTTANYMKNLRRFIRYIITITDRAVFEQCKHFLQCLNELQKSMSKQVSRQITVKRCIQMVSVAKTPKECWEILRVAKNEFLCIIGKAMNEESLLETEQLHVLYYLESLLMLKHLQRAGVIKHLTLSEWLSRSACKLPDGENWTVIGVKKHKTATQQVATILLDEEEDAWLDVYYRHVRPAFLKNSDDMQEDERFFISTTGKPIYNPSNDLQRFHAKYNLPNITSQVAGQVLETNTKASFTDQEKSLVADYLAHKTATAEKHYCWKTTVNACMGMKLISKVAMSIESDSETAGPSCVSRSRKGALSSSKKLDEAQTWKLFYEHFPVTIDGQSIKTKDRRLIAGTHERYCYDKWRSQQEKMRRDNVIAHFPRREPTASQVERYIERQNWEKNKVKVENVLCYWQPSINTDAPKYNQAIMKLVKSQKWKGLDIASDPDKGKKVMTTRPFAKGEVVCDFHGLPLSGKQGKELLEATENDETGFLYFYKDSSGKTYCIDAKTVPCPCHPEMDTIGRRINHSRKSSNIKSQLQQLEEDGKVWNIILFIALRDIQEQQELLFDYGVSRISFGGEDLERLDN; from the exons AAAACAAAGAAGGATCCCTATTGTGTGCAGATTTTGCATGAAGAACCAGGAAAATATCTCTATACATCTCAGCAGAGTGTGCATGAAGACAGAATCAAAACAAAAGATTGATCAGGAAGTTCGTAATTCCCGCGATTCCATGATAGACCATCTTTGGCACGGCAGGATCATTGACTACAGAATACTCAGCTCTATTGTGACACAACAGGACGCACTCCAACCTCTGATTAAGAATCGTGAACAAATGGGTCATTTTGTTACGAACAAGCCACAAGACAAACAAATAACTGG CCAAGTGGAAGTGGCTCAAGTGTTGGCACCAACTACAGATGAAAATATAGATGAAGACTCAGACGTCAACATGGACGATGACCAGTCGGCGTTGTACCAACC ACCATTGAGCCAGTCATGGGACACCACACTGAGAAAGGGGATGCAAAGCAGTGGTTTATACCAAAAGCACCCTCTGGATTGTGATCTGCTGGCTGGATTTGGGAAATATCTCCGCTACGACAACAACATTCCCAATTTCAAACAGGAG GTTGCAAATGTGTCAAGGTTTTTGTTTTACATGGACTCAAACAAACCATCGCTGGATTTTCTTAGTAACTTGGAAAAAAGCAGATCATTTTTTACCAAGCTTGCAGACATTGGACAGAAGAAGCAAACCACTGCCAACTACATGAAGAATTTGAGGAGATTTATTCGCTACATCATCACCATTACAGACAGAGCCGTGTTTGAGCAATGCAAGCATTTCCTCCAATGCTTGAATGAACTGCAGAAGTCCATGAGCAAGCAGGTGTCTCGGCAAATTACTGTGAAAAG ATGCATACAGATGGTGTCAGTTGCGAAGACACCAAAAGAATGTTGGGAAATTTTGAGGGTGGCGAAGAACGAATTTCTGTGTATCATTGGGAAGGCCATGAATGAAGAATCCTTGCTGGAAACTGAACAACTGCATGTTCTGTACTACCTTGAGTCTCTGCTCATGCTGAAACATCTCCAGAGGGCTGGAGTGATCAAACATTTGACC CTGAGCGAATGGCTCTCAAGGAGCGCCTGCAAGTTGCCAGATGGGGAGAATTGGACTGTCATCGGTGTTAAGAAGCACAAAACAGCAACACAGCAAGTTGCAACCATTTTGTTAGATGAGGAGGAAGATGCA TGGTTGGATGTGTACTACCGACACGTTCGACCAGCTTTTCTTAAAAACTCTGATGACATGCAAGAAGATGAGAGATTCTTCATTTCCACAACCGGGAAACCGATCTACAACCCATCCAATGACCTCCAAAGGTTTCATGCCAA ATACAACTTGCCCAACATCACGAGCCAGGTAGCAGGACAAGTTTTGGAGACAAATACCAAAGCCAGCTTCACAGACCAAGAGAAGTCCCTTGTTGCTGACTACTTGGCCCATAAAACTGCTACAGCTGAGAAGCATTACTGCTGGAAGACAACAGTCAATGCCTGCATGGGAATGAAGCTGATCTCCAAAGTTGCCATGTCCATTGAATCTGA TAGTGAGACTGCAGGCCCCTCCTGTGTGAGCAGAAGTAGAAAAGGCGCATTGTCCAGCAGCAAAAAGTTGGATGAGGCACAGACCTGGAAACTCTTCTATGAACACTTCCCTGTCACAATTGATGGACAATCAATCAAGACCAAGGACAGACGACTGATAGCAGGAACGCATGAGAGATACTGCTATGACAAGTGGAGAAGCCAGCAAGAGAAAATGAGACGGGATAATGTGATCG CGCACTTCCCCAGAAGAGAACCCACAGCAAGTCAAGTAGAGAGATACATTGAAAGGCAGAACTGGGAGAAGAACAAAGTGAAAGTGGAGAATGTCCTTTGTTACTGGCAACCTTCAATTAACACTGACGCACCAAAATACAACCAGGCAATTATGAAGCTGGTGAAGTCCCAGAAGTGGAAAGGACTGGACATTGCCAGTGACCCTGATAAAGGAAAAAAGGTCATGACAACACGTCCATTTGCTAAAGGGGAAGTTGTCTGTGACTTCCACGGTCTCCCACTCTCAGGGAAGCAGGGGAAAGAATTGTTGGAAGCAACAGAGAACGACGAGACGGGGTTCCTTTACTTCTACAAGGATTCATCAGGGAAAACGTACTGCATAGATGCAAAGACTGTGCCCTGCCCTTGCCACCCAGAGATGGACACAATTGGACGTAGGATAAATCATTCCAGAAAGAGTAGCAACATAAAGAGTCAGCTTCAGCAATTAGAAGAGGATGGCAAAGTGTGGAACATCATCCTTTTCATTGCCCTACGAGACATTCAGGAGCAACAAGAACTGTTATTTGACTATGGGGTGTCAAGAATATCTTTTGGTGGAGAAGATTTGGAACGGCTTGACAACTAG